A window of the Branchiostoma lanceolatum isolate klBraLanc5 chromosome 13, klBraLanc5.hap2, whole genome shotgun sequence genome harbors these coding sequences:
- the LOC136447918 gene encoding uncharacterized protein produces the protein MTLSRHKRNVNTGIKDWSLRFGVQKGKPGNALQVDSSGRSTLHQHLTMKEGYVVGEESPRNSGGCSPLLKGIIIGGLTASVVVGLAFFLVTLTKAEYSTEKDVSCIRDEMKEMCCRISALEKVAKDWECECEKMKQKLAEAEKEDCDKADQQQELEATAAAASEAAETVARAKRAALTLEKLFDLPDTLVEVN, from the exons ATGACACTTAGCAGACACAAGAGGAATGTGAACACGGGTATAAAAGACTGGTCCTTGCGCTTTGGCGTACAGAAAGGTAAACCAGGTAACGCCTTGCAGGTTGATTCGTCGGGAAGAAGTACGCTGCACCAGCATCTCACGATGAAGGAAGGGTACGTGGTCGGGGAGGAGTCTCCGCGGAACAGTGGCGGGTGTTCCCCGCTGCTGAAGGGCATCATTATCGGTGGTCTCACCGCCAGTGTCGTGGTTGGCTTGGCCTTCTTCCTCGTCACCCTGACCAAGGCGGAGTACAGCACCGAGAAGGACGTGTCCTGTATCCGGGACGAGATGAAGGAGATGTGCTGCCGCATCTCGGCACTGGAGAAAGTCGCCAAGGACTGGGAGTGCGAGTGCGAG AAAATGAAGCAAAAGTTAGCTGAGGCCGAGAAGGAGGACTGCGACAAGGCCGATCAGCAGCAGGAGCTGGAGGCCACGGCAGCGGCGGCGTCTGAGGCGGCAGAGACAGTGGCAAGGGCCAAGAGGGCCGCTCTTACTCTTG AGAAGCTGTTCGACCTGCCTGACACGTTGGTGGAGGTGAACTAG